Proteins encoded by one window of Mycolicibacterium sp. ND9-15:
- a CDS encoding fatty acyl-AMP ligase: MSSASVPHDGLLRIEDCLDVDGRVAVPAGVNLISLIDRNIANVGDAPAYRYLDFTGGTEARAAELTWTQLGTRLQAVAARLQRVAKRGDRVAILAPQGLAYVVGFFGAIKAGAIAVPLFAPELQGHAQRLATALRDSAPSVVLTTAAVAANVHGFLAGLEGIPPPRVVVLDEIGADEDFEAVELRLDDISHLQYTSGATRPPVGVEITHRAVGTNLIQMILSIDLLDRKVYGLSWLPLFHDMGLSMIGFPAVYGGHSTLMSPTAFIRRPERWIRALSDQSREGRVVTAAPNFAYEYTAQRGLPAPNEDLDLSKAVLIIGSEPVSIDAINTFNAAFAPYGLPPNAFRPSYGIAEATLFVATIPPDAHAAAMYLDRGQLAEGRAVAVEAGTPDAVAHVSCGQVARSQWAVITDPDIAAELPDGRVGEIWLHGDNIGRGYWGRPDESRRAFAARLTSRLSSDSHAEGVAEQANWLRTGDLGVYLNGELLITGRLADLIVVDGDQHYPQHIEATAENASAMVRPGHVTAFSDGRGVVIVAERATGTARNDPALAIEAIRVAVRRRHGIPLADIRFVAAGAIPRTTSGKLARGACRTEYLDGKLNR; this comes from the coding sequence ATGTCTTCCGCATCTGTGCCGCACGACGGTCTACTGCGGATCGAGGATTGTCTGGACGTCGACGGCCGGGTCGCGGTGCCCGCCGGGGTGAATCTGATCTCGCTCATCGACCGCAACATCGCCAACGTCGGCGATGCGCCAGCCTACCGCTACCTCGACTTCACCGGCGGCACCGAGGCGCGGGCCGCCGAACTCACCTGGACACAGCTTGGCACCCGCCTGCAAGCGGTCGCGGCGCGGCTGCAGCGGGTCGCCAAGCGAGGCGATCGCGTGGCCATCCTGGCGCCACAGGGCCTCGCCTACGTCGTCGGATTCTTCGGCGCGATCAAGGCGGGCGCCATCGCGGTGCCGTTGTTCGCACCCGAATTACAGGGCCACGCACAACGACTCGCCACCGCGCTGCGCGACTCAGCACCCTCGGTCGTCTTGACCACGGCTGCCGTGGCGGCGAACGTGCACGGCTTCCTCGCCGGCCTCGAAGGCATACCGCCACCGCGCGTCGTCGTTCTGGACGAGATCGGCGCCGACGAAGATTTCGAGGCGGTGGAACTGCGTCTCGACGACATCTCGCATCTTCAGTACACCTCTGGTGCGACGCGGCCCCCCGTCGGGGTCGAAATCACCCACCGTGCGGTCGGCACGAACCTGATCCAGATGATCCTGTCCATCGACCTGCTCGATCGAAAAGTCTACGGCCTCAGTTGGTTACCCCTCTTCCACGACATGGGCCTGTCGATGATCGGCTTCCCGGCGGTGTATGGCGGGCATTCGACGTTGATGTCGCCGACGGCGTTCATCCGCCGTCCGGAGCGGTGGATCAGGGCGCTGTCGGACCAGTCGCGGGAGGGCCGCGTGGTGACGGCGGCACCCAACTTCGCCTACGAGTACACAGCGCAGCGCGGGTTGCCCGCACCCAACGAGGACCTCGACCTGAGCAAGGCGGTGCTCATCATCGGCTCCGAGCCCGTAAGCATCGACGCGATCAACACCTTCAACGCCGCATTCGCGCCATACGGCCTGCCGCCGAACGCTTTTCGACCGTCCTACGGCATCGCCGAGGCGACGCTGTTCGTCGCGACCATCCCACCCGACGCCCACGCCGCCGCGATGTACCTCGACCGCGGGCAACTCGCCGAAGGCCGTGCCGTGGCCGTCGAAGCCGGCACTCCCGACGCCGTGGCGCACGTGTCCTGCGGACAGGTGGCGCGCAGCCAGTGGGCTGTCATCACCGACCCCGACATCGCCGCCGAGTTGCCCGACGGGCGGGTCGGCGAGATCTGGCTGCACGGCGACAACATCGGCAGGGGCTACTGGGGCAGGCCCGACGAGTCGCGCCGCGCCTTCGCCGCCCGACTCACGTCCCGGCTGTCATCGGACAGCCATGCGGAAGGCGTTGCGGAGCAGGCGAACTGGCTACGGACCGGCGATCTCGGGGTCTACCTGAACGGCGAGTTGCTCATCACCGGCCGACTTGCCGATCTGATCGTCGTCGACGGCGACCAGCATTACCCGCAACACATCGAGGCCACCGCCGAAAACGCCTCGGCGATGGTGCGGCCGGGACACGTCACCGCGTTCTCCGACGGGCGGGGCGTGGTGATCGTCGCCGAACGCGCCACCGGCACCGCCCGCAACGATCCGGCGCTGGCGATCGAGGCGATCCGCGTCGCTGTCCGACGGCGACACGGTATCCCGCTTGCCGACATCCGGTTCGTCGCTGCCGGCGCCATCCCGCGCACGACGAGCGGCAAGCTCGCTCGCGGCGCGTGCCGCACCGAGTACCTGGACGGGAAGCTGAACCGCTAG
- a CDS encoding acyl-CoA dehydrogenase family protein → MDFDLTEEQQLLRDVTRDVLSRHDGARTGDGSGWSREVWSQLAEVGILGLGFDPTEAGQIEAMVVLTEIGRRLAPEPVAQAALVPGGLIAELGSDRQKEILDGVAAGETLLAFAHAEPGTRVPSPQSATRATQDGDAWTLSGRKNPVLAGDTADTVVVTAALPAGGVGLFLVDGGAVSRHAYRTFDGRGGAQLDFDSAPAELLGDGGDAAGHIARTVIRFQSALCAEAVGAMEEALRLTTEYLTSRKQFGVPLSKFQTLTQRAADMYVSLELARSMNFYAAMSIADDRFDPVVAARAKLQIGRSGRHIAQEAIQLHGGIGMTAEYPVGHYAARLTAIDNTFGTADDQLRLLIPHVGDYGTVSL, encoded by the coding sequence GTGGATTTCGACCTGACCGAGGAACAGCAACTACTCCGCGACGTGACTCGCGACGTGCTGTCGCGCCATGACGGCGCCCGCACCGGCGATGGGTCTGGTTGGAGCCGCGAGGTGTGGAGCCAGTTGGCCGAGGTCGGCATCCTCGGGCTGGGGTTCGACCCCACCGAGGCCGGCCAGATCGAGGCGATGGTGGTGCTGACCGAGATCGGCAGGCGGCTCGCACCCGAACCGGTCGCGCAGGCCGCGTTGGTCCCCGGCGGCCTGATCGCCGAATTGGGCAGCGACCGGCAGAAGGAGATCCTGGACGGCGTCGCGGCGGGTGAGACGCTGCTCGCGTTCGCCCACGCGGAACCCGGGACGCGGGTGCCGTCGCCCCAATCCGCTACCCGCGCCACACAAGACGGCGACGCCTGGACGCTCAGTGGGCGCAAGAACCCGGTGCTGGCCGGTGACACCGCCGACACGGTGGTCGTCACAGCGGCGTTGCCGGCCGGCGGCGTGGGGCTGTTCCTCGTCGACGGCGGGGCGGTGTCGCGGCACGCGTACCGGACCTTCGACGGCCGCGGCGGCGCGCAACTCGACTTCGACTCCGCACCCGCCGAGCTCCTCGGCGACGGGGGCGACGCGGCCGGGCACATCGCCCGCACCGTCATCCGGTTTCAGTCGGCGCTCTGCGCGGAGGCGGTCGGCGCGATGGAGGAGGCCCTGCGGCTCACCACCGAATACCTCACCAGCCGTAAGCAATTCGGTGTCCCGCTGAGCAAGTTTCAGACGCTGACGCAACGCGCCGCGGACATGTACGTCTCGCTGGAGCTCGCGCGGAGCATGAACTTCTACGCTGCGATGTCGATCGCCGACGACAGGTTCGACCCGGTAGTGGCCGCGCGGGCCAAGTTGCAGATCGGTCGGTCCGGCCGCCACATCGCGCAGGAGGCCATCCAGCTGCACGGCGGCATCGGGATGACCGCCGAGTACCCGGTCGGGCATTACGCCGCGCGACTGACGGCGATCGACAACACGTTCGGCACCGCCGACGACCAACTGCGTCTACTGATCCCGCACGTCGGCGACTACGGAACGGTGTCGCTCTAG
- a CDS encoding acyl-CoA dehydrogenase family protein has protein sequence MKLALSDEDATFREELRRLYTTEIPEDIRERGKTGHSNFPDDMVVSQRILNANGLAVPNWPVEWGGKRWSPLQRQIWLDEMQLAGVPEPLAFNTKMVGPVIAQFGSQALKERFLPPTANIDIWWCQGFSEPEAGSDLASLRTTAVRDGDSYVVNGQKTWTTLGQYADWIFLLARTDPEAPKRQAGISFLLAEMSTPGITLRPIELIDGSYEVNEVFFEDVRIPADQLVGEENQGWTYAKFLLGNERTGIARIGLTKLWISEVKEHAARLEVNGKPLLADPLFAARVAEIETGLLALELTQMRVSGAEADGKPNPASSILKLRGSQLQQAATELFVEVAGPDALPFDATDVDVPTWAQDAAPRYLNYRKTSIYGGTNEVQRNIIASTILGL, from the coding sequence GTGAAGTTGGCGTTGAGTGACGAAGATGCGACGTTCCGCGAGGAGTTGCGCCGGCTCTACACCACCGAGATCCCCGAAGACATCCGCGAGCGGGGCAAGACCGGTCATTCGAACTTCCCCGACGACATGGTCGTCAGCCAGCGGATCCTCAACGCCAACGGGCTGGCCGTGCCGAACTGGCCGGTCGAGTGGGGCGGAAAGCGATGGTCACCGTTACAGCGACAGATCTGGCTCGACGAGATGCAGCTGGCCGGTGTGCCCGAACCACTGGCCTTCAATACGAAGATGGTCGGCCCGGTGATCGCCCAGTTCGGTTCGCAGGCGCTCAAGGAGCGGTTCCTGCCGCCGACGGCCAACATCGACATCTGGTGGTGCCAGGGCTTCTCCGAACCGGAGGCCGGCTCGGACCTCGCGTCGCTGCGCACCACCGCCGTGCGCGACGGGGACAGCTACGTCGTGAACGGCCAGAAGACCTGGACGACGCTCGGCCAGTACGCCGACTGGATCTTCCTGCTCGCGCGCACCGATCCCGAGGCGCCCAAGCGGCAGGCGGGCATCTCGTTCCTTCTCGCCGAGATGTCCACACCCGGCATCACGCTTCGCCCGATCGAGTTGATCGACGGCAGCTACGAGGTCAACGAGGTCTTCTTCGAAGACGTCCGAATCCCGGCCGATCAACTCGTCGGCGAGGAGAACCAGGGTTGGACCTACGCCAAGTTCCTGCTCGGCAACGAGCGCACCGGCATTGCCCGCATCGGGCTGACCAAACTGTGGATATCTGAGGTCAAGGAACACGCGGCGCGGCTGGAGGTCAACGGCAAACCGCTGTTGGCCGACCCGTTGTTCGCCGCGCGGGTCGCCGAGATCGAAACCGGGCTGCTGGCACTGGAGCTCACGCAGATGCGGGTCAGCGGAGCGGAGGCCGACGGTAAACCCAACCCCGCGTCGTCGATCCTCAAACTGCGTGGGAGCCAATTGCAGCAGGCCGCCACCGAGTTGTTCGTCGAGGTGGCCGGGCCCGATGCGTTGCCGTTCGACGCCACCGATGTCGACGTGCCCACCTGGGCGCAGGACGCCGCTCCGCGTTACCTGAACTACCGCAAGACGTCGATCTACGGCGGCACCAACGAGGTTCAGCGCAATATCATCGCTTCGACCATCCTGGGATTGTGA
- a CDS encoding NUDIX hydrolase: protein MTISYDASLRERIRANLSGHERRAVTDPAKRHAAVAVVLVDSEVGEDRVDPADVDTWNDGRGMPEAGLDGRMVDVSGGAAFFLCRRASRLASHAAQWALPGGRLDPGETAVDAALRELDEEVGVSLSGSTVLGLLDDYPTRSGYVITPVVIWGGGRLEPRPAPDEVVAVYRVGLHQLQRDDSPRFIEIPESPRPVVQVPLGNDLIHAPTGAVLLQLRWLGLEGRHDPVDELEQPVFAWK from the coding sequence GTGACGATCTCCTACGACGCGTCGCTGCGCGAGCGGATCAGGGCGAACCTGTCGGGGCACGAGCGTCGCGCCGTGACCGACCCGGCCAAGCGGCATGCGGCGGTCGCGGTGGTGCTCGTCGACTCCGAGGTCGGTGAGGACCGGGTGGACCCGGCGGACGTCGACACCTGGAACGACGGGCGGGGCATGCCGGAAGCCGGCCTCGACGGCCGCATGGTCGACGTCTCGGGTGGGGCGGCCTTCTTCCTGTGCCGCAGGGCATCCCGACTGGCGTCACACGCCGCGCAGTGGGCGCTGCCCGGGGGGCGACTCGACCCGGGTGAGACGGCGGTCGACGCGGCGTTACGTGAGCTCGACGAGGAGGTCGGGGTCAGCCTGTCGGGCTCGACCGTGTTGGGCCTGCTCGACGACTACCCGACGAGGTCGGGATATGTCATCACCCCGGTGGTGATCTGGGGCGGCGGACGGCTGGAACCGCGGCCGGCGCCCGACGAGGTGGTCGCGGTGTACCGGGTTGGGCTGCACCAACTGCAGCGCGACGACTCGCCGCGCTTCATCGAGATCCCGGAGAGCCCGCGACCGGTCGTGCAGGTCCCCCTCGGCAACGACCTGATCCACGCGCCGACCGGTGCGGTGCTGCTGCAGCTTCGGTGGCTGGGCCTGGAGGGCCGGCACGATCCGGTCGACGAACTCGAGCAACCGGTCTTCGCCTGGAAGTAG
- a CDS encoding BatC protein — MALDDDDITTSGGGEGTADGGSNPEGHDGGADGTAGGEGTADGGSNPEGHDGGADGTAGGEGTADGGSNPEGHDGGADGTA, encoded by the coding sequence ATGGCACTCGACGATGACGACATCACCACCTCGGGCGGCGGCGAAGGCACCGCCGACGGCGGCTCGAACCCCGAAGGGCACGACGGCGGCGCCGACGGCACGGCCGGCGGCGAAGGCACCGCCGACGGCGGCTCCAATCCAGAAGGGCACGACGGCGGCGCCGACGGCACAGCTGGTGGCGAAGGCACCGCCGACGGCGGCTCGAACCCCGAAGGGCACGACGGCGGCGCCGACGGGACCGCCTGA